GATTGTGGCCGTGTAGGGATAGAAGTCACCCAGAATAGTCCCCGGCCAGACGGGGGAGGGGCCCAGAAGCACCCCAGAAAGCAAGAAGGTGTGGATGTAGATGTTAAACTGAAATCAAGTCTCCTTTACACTAGTGCAGAATCGGGAACCTACCGTTGCAATGAACCTACAATTACCATGTTTCGTAGATGAACACTCAGCCAAGAGGAAAAGTTATTTAGGTACAGTTGACTTTAAAACACAAGCCAATCAGACCCCTTTGTGTCTAATCTATAGTCACAGGTATAGGGGTTGGGATTTTTAAAGCACCCAGAGTTAGTGTAAGAGTTCGGTCACCCCTGAAAATTTCACCTTCAGGCCCAGAGCCTGCAAtcggctctttggggcagggaccagctcttcattctgtgtttgtacagcccctagcaccatggggtccaggtccatgcCTACAGCCCCTACCTAGGCACGATCACAGTACAATTAACGATCCCCACCTCTTATCTAGCGCTTTTCACCCtcgatctcacagcactttacaggtggggaaactgaggcatgcggTGACATGActctcaaggtcacccagcaggccagtaacagagccaggaatagaaccctggtTGCCCAACTCCCAATTTGGTGCTTCACCCACTAGGCCACAGACTTCAAGAGCCACACAGCTCCATCCGTATGGATCTGATTGTGGGTTGGGGGCCTTTGCAACTACACATTTTGATGAAGGCAGCCTGGACTAGACAGTTGTTTCCCTGCATTTACCATCCCCTCACCAGCTGAAGAGACACCCCACAGCCTAAAACACTAAGTCATTTCAGAGCTTTCTCCCTCCTGGAGCACTAGTGTAAACTGGGGATGTTTTACAATCCCTCTGCTATTCTGCAAAAGTTCTCTCTCTGCTGCGCAAGAGACCCATGTGAGGAAAACAACAGCCCCGATCCTGCAATTGGACCCATGGGGATGGATCCAGGTCGAGCCCCACGAGCTCCCTGGGTGGATCTCACTGCAGAATCTCAAggccaaattgggacaaaaagtcagaaaagtgtttgcaaactctgaaaaaacattttggtttaggtCAAAGTGTTTCGTTTCcattttaaccaattttaactttttttgccaaaaattagAATTTGCGTGTATTTCAAATTGGAAAtcgaaaaaaaacccagaattttttgttttaaaatgccaaaACGTTTAGCAATCGCTGCTACGCCCCCCACCAAATCTTTTCGAGGCGGCAAGGTTCCTGGGGAAAATTTTGGTTGAcaaaattggcattttccaacaaaaaaaagcattgtgGAAAAAGTTCCTGACCCAGGGGTAGCACTCACACCTTCACTGGAGAGTGTGCGTGTTGTTGACATCCCTGCTCAGTTTTTGTTAGATTTTGATGTTAAACCGGTGTCAGCAAAAGCCAGACTGCTTGAAAGAGATGGcctaaaataaaatccttttgcTTGCAGTTGTTCAGTCTCTTGCAATATCATAATCAGTCATTCTCTCTCCGACCTTCATCACCAGAGCAAAAACTTGTAAAGTAAGAATCATTTTAATACAATGCATTCAGGCTTTCTTCATCCATCACTAAGCAGCCCACAAGGACACAAATCCCAACTTCCCCCCGactttgcagatcacctttaacTGCAGCGGCACATCCCCTTGCTGGTTTGCAGTTATCCTAAGGAATTACACCCGGATCCCCTGGGGTCGCTTAAAAACCCGAAGGAAGATGCTCAGGTTCTCAGACGTGTGGCTGCACTGGAGGTAAAATTCTAAGCAGAGTTCAGGAGGCTAGTTCAGAggagaaacaaaaatatatccaTGTGGATTATGCATGTGCTCTGCAGGTCTATGACCGAGTCCATGGGATGGGAGCACAGACCTGGATCTATCCTCTATAAAAAGTGAGCTGTGGTCAATCAGGGATATAATTAGCACCTTATTAGGACAACATCACACAGCCATTCTACAGAACCTTCCATCCAAGATAGCATGAGCCAAACCCACCCAGTGTAgtgttctctctcccctgctAATGGTGGATGGGCCACATACACAGTTGACGAGCCTGCTACACCGCTGGCTAATAGGGCAGGGTCTTCTAGCTCAGGCTAGGAGACGCCTGGTTTTAGACACAGAGGTTCCATTCCCGCTGTTGCCACTGCACCCAGGGGTGTGGTATTACGATAGCAAAGCGCCTCACAGCTCCCGGACAGGGTCGGTACAGTGATTATCATCATCCTTATATTAGAGGGGAgcttcatagattctaaggacacaaggaaccactgtgatcatctaatctgatctcctgtacagcacaggccagagaactgccccaaagtcATTCTTAGAGCAGATCCCTTGGAAAAACATCcaactgcaatttaaaaaaatggccaGCGATGGAGAACCCGCCTTGACTCTCGGGAAATTGGTCCGATGGTTCATTCCTCCCGCCTCATTGTCAGTTGAAATTTGtgtggcttcaacttccagccattggatcgtgttcgACCTCTCTCCGCTAGAGGGAAGAGCCCATTgttcaatatttgttccccatggagatgctgagggaatgtaatcaagtcaccccttaccctCCTCTTTGCTAAGCTGACTAGACTGAGCTCTGGAGTCTGTCACGatgaggcaggttttctaatcctttaatcattcttgtggctcttctctgaacgctTTCGAGTACATCCACTTCCTTCTTGAACAGTGCACATCAGAACCAGAGTCCATACTCCAGCAgctgttgcaccagtgccaaatgcagaagtaaaataacctctccctTCGCACTCAAGAAAACTGGGTCCATGGAGGTTAAGTAGCAACTTACCAAAATTGCAGCGACAGCGTTAGAACCTCAGCTTCTGAAATCCCCGGGGCCGTTCTCTAATCTAACCACTAGACCGCACTGCTACTGTAACCCAAAATCATGACCAGTGCCCTCCACTCCCCAGTCCACATATCCAAAGTTTCTACTGAACAGAAAGCTCAGGATACCTGATCCTGTCTGTGTTTTCCCCATTCCAACTTCACTCTAGTGAATTCGCCCTGCAGAATCTCCTTGGGGGATGGAACGCCACTAATGGAGAAATGCTCTTTCCCTTCCGAGGCTGAAGTTCGAGTCATCACTTTGATGCAAACTTCATCCCCCAGTGGCACAGGCTCTGCTCTCGGTTATGCCCGTGTAAATCCAAGGGGCCAGATTCTTAACCAATGTAGCTtcgctgatgtcagtggagttaggCGATGCTGATTTgccccagctgagaatctgacccactgatgccaatggagACACTCCACATCTAACAGAGCAAACCATGTCCTGGAGTCTAATACACGTCAGCTTCACATTGTGCCCCCACCATGTATCCCCCCCAGTGGACCACAGGTTCCAATTAGTGTTACGGTCATGCATGTAGGTCAGGTGCagttctccttccccctcccctcccctccaacccccaTGCTGTTCAcctcaaaagcctggcttagctGGGGACATTCTGGCTTGGGGCAGCATGCCATGGGGCGGCTAGGATAGTGTCCCTCTATTAGCAGAGAAGAACCTGACTCTGTAAGCAAATATCTGCAGAGCTCACAGCAAACTGAGGACATGAATGAAAGACAACAGGTAGTAAACGCAAAATCTAGACTATCTTTGCTTTGATGATCTCTGCTTGCAAGGCGCTATGAGTCCAGGACCCTGTTTATCACCTGTGCTGCTAATACCTGACTAAAGTCAATGAGGAGTCAGCCCAGAATCTTCCTTTCCATTCCCTGTTGCTAACGTGTCTGTTCCTCCTTTGCATTGAGCAGGGAGCATGTGCTGGGAAAGGGATTGATCATCAAAAGGCAGGAAAGAATTTtgcaggatttaaaaaacaaacaaacaaaaaaaaaaagacagggagGGTCAGTTATAACCGAATTGAGTTGGCCGAATAGCATTCGCTCCCTTTCTCCTCTCAAGATGGAGATtggtgggcctgatcctgatctcatttacattggCTTTCCACAGCATAACTCCCTTCTGTCATATACACCCGTGCGACTGCAAGCAGAATCAGGCCGGTTGCTTCTAGGCACGGTTGTCCGATTTGGGAAGTTCACGGCCTCGTGGATCTAAGCGCAAGAGCTGGGTTCCCCTCTCACCCCAGTGTAAATCCGGAGTTACTTGGAACTGGCGCAGGTGTTACCCAAATggagaccagatcctcagctggtgcgaACGGTTGTAGATCCACTGAAGTGGATGGTGCCAGGCTGGCTTATCCCAGCTGAAGACCTGGCCTGTGGACTTAGGCGCTCATTCAGACATAACAGTCAAACTGGAGGTAGCTCAGATTACTCCTTACAGGTCTACGTTGTCACCGGGTAACGCCTCCTCAACCTTTTACTTGGGCCCGTCAGCGTAAGAGGCTGATTCCTGCACAAGCGTCCTTTCAACACCTCAGTGGCATTTCACTCCGGACACCAACAAGCTCTGAAAACTCACAGACCTCACTGGAAACTCAGTTGCAAGAGGAAACACAGATGCAATGGCAGGGGATGGCAGCACAGGATGATGGGGAAGTAAGAGACAAGCTAAGCAGAATACCGGTGCCATCTGTACAGCAGCATTGCCTAGAAATCCTACTGCAATTATTTATTAGCTCTGGGGATGTTTAAAGGAGTCCggcacccaattcccattgaaattcacAGTCCCTTAGATGACTTTGAAAGCTCCAGTCTAGATTTCTAAAATCCACCTCTCTACAGGGGAAGTTTATATCCTTCTCTTGGGCACAGAGGCTTCACACGACCACCTAGAAATCATGCAACACCATTAAAAGCTACTTATTCTTAAAAAACTCCCACTTTTAGACCAGCTGCGTTTTGTGCCTTTTCCGGATCCACTGCAAAGACTGAGTCAATTCCACTCATTGTTaaggctggctgaaaattttccacgAGTGCACCATGGCCAATTGGCCATAGCGCTTCCCATCATGCACAGCTTCCCCTCACCAAGAGATGAGAcgtggtgcaccatgggagatgtagtccaactaGGGAGCCTGTAAAAGGGCACACGAGGTGaccgaactacaactcccacgAGGCAcctgatattttaatttttttgctattaaaaaaaaaacaacaaaattccaTGGAAAATGAGTTTTGTTTCGATTTTTCCTAAGCAGCTTTACCAGCAGTGCAGGCTCCCTTCCACAGGGCGGTCTCTGAAAGCCTGATCTGAGAGCTCAGCCATGGTCGTCTTCACTCACAAGTGCAGACCCCCGATGGGCGGCTATTCACACGAGTGAGGGCTGCAGGAGTTGACCAGTCGTGTTCACCTTTAAAGGGCTCAAGCAGCCTAAGTAACCCACACGCTCACTTTGCACCGGTGCAGAAAGACCATGCATGACGCAGGGCAGGGAGAACTGGGCTCTGTGCACGGATCATTTCTGGGTCTTTCCCAACATGGCTCAGCCAGCCAAGCATTCTCCTTCCCGCGTTGCACTGAAAGgtcacagcaggtcagtagcCAGTTGCCCCATTCACCACCAGCTTTGCTGCAGGGTGACTGCACAGATCGCACTGGAGTTCTGCCAGGAGTCACGTGGCCGTGTATCGGGCCCTCCCTGTCCCAGCAGAAATTGAACGGGAAAGGTTGTGAAGAAGTTAGCCATGCTGCGGAAAGGGGCAGCTACAGCCCCGTGGTTTCAGAGGCCGTGATACCGATCTCTCTGACTCCAGTGCGTGCTAGGAGCTGCATCCCTGCAGGATTACACCAGCGCGAGTGTCAGACCAGGTCAGACTCTGCCAGCCTGGTTCTTGGGAACACCCAGGCCCTTTCGCAGTGCTCTGCAGCACAGGTGGGCCCCAACAATGGGGAAACACCCCCCTCTTCCTTGGCTACAGTGGAGCTGGCGTCATGGCTCTTCAGTGGCTTTGCCCCCGACCCTGGAGATCAGGAGCATGTCCAGAGTACCCTGCGTAATAGCTattccctgcttcccagggcccGCTGGTCGCCATGGGGAGCAGAGCATAATGTAGAGCAGCCTCcggactgctctaacttacaccgtGGGGGGGCCAGGCAAGCCTCAGAACACAAGGAgtgcaaaagtggcttaaagccaccccGTTCGTCAGTGCCCCAAGTGCAGGAATGGAACAGGCCCCGTCAACTCAAGTTAACCCCTGCCCACAAAAATGAATGGAGAGTAAAGAAGAGCAGAATACATCCCAACGGCAATTCTACATCTCCATTCTCCAAAAGGTGATGTGAAACGAGAGAGCCGACTGAGCCGTGAgccaaccctccccaccccagagacaaaGACCTTCACGTAGGCAAGTGTTTACGAGAAGAGGACATACAACATACAGTCGCTCGTTCTACCAGCACAACAATCCCAGCCAAGAGAGGTAGGTTGGGGCGGGCATGGACATCAGTGAAACCCAGGTGCCATGTAGAACAGAGTTTGCGCTGGCCCGGCCCAGGGCAGCTCTCTGCCCAAAGGTCCCGTGCTACGTCGAACAGGCAAGGCGGTCTGGATTTAGGCTTTGTTAAAGGCCGCCAGGACAGCCCAGATCATCTCCGTGGCACTGGCTTTGGTGGCCTCCACGTCGGGGTCCAAGTCCAAGAGGTCCTTCGACCTGTTCATGGCCGTGTCATACTTGTCGTCCGCAAGCGGGGTGAAAACATTCTCCAGTACGTCCGAGGAGTGGGCCAGCACCAGCAAAGCCAAGGTCCTCCTGTCCATGCGGTGCGGGTCATTCACCCACCGGTCCAGGACGCTCTCCTGCAGCTTCTTGAGTAGGCGCTGCTTCTCGGTGGCGTTGGTGACTGGGTGGGTGGTCATATCGAAGAGCAGGAAGTTCTGCTTCTCCGTGGTCAGGATCCCCTTCTCCACCAGGTTCTTGGCGATGCGCTCCCGCACATTACGCAGCTGGTACTGCAGCTTGAAGGGGTTCCAGGTCTCGCCTGCGGGTCGGGGAGACGAGGTTTGCTTTTTAGTGGCAAAAAATCAAGGCAATAGGTGGGCACCCCCCACGCCACGACATCCCAGGGAGAGCTCGGATACTGCACCTCAGCCACCCCTGCGATGCTGTTCCAGTACTGGGACCCTCCACACCGCTCTACCCAAGTACCGCAATCCTCTTCCTGTCTCGCGCCCCTGCCCAGTTCCCCCAGGACGCCTTCAATTTGATCCATAAGCCCAGACACAACACGTGCCTGctgatagtggggggggggggcggggggggggggcagcaccctggaagagcaccagccctgcccgcccccaggcaacctcccccatccctgcagcccctccctgcagctcctacctgttcctcctgctgcctctctccctgcctggCACAGCTCGCTGGCTCAGCTGCCCCACAGGGAGGGGAGGGCCTGGCTGCACCAGGTGACTGAGCAATCTTGtggaggactggggggggggggggggcgtgaccTTGCACCCCCCGCCCACGCATCGCCTCTGCCTAAGCCCCTGTGCTATTCCAGTACCAGGTTCCACACAGTTGACCCGATGCTCCTCAATACCGACCCACAGCCCACGCACCCCGCTGctcttccagccctgggctccccgctcaGATcagccaatgcccctcaatcctgacccacagccccacccgCGACTCCAGCCTTCAGAAGCTGCCCGGTTGCCCCAGGGAGAGAATCACGCATTGGAGCGGGAGGATTAAATTACAcactaggacaagaagcagcgtgtgggtgtgtgtgtgggggggactcTCATGGAAGCCACAGAACTCCAAATTCCTACGGCTCCCTCGCGCAGGGTGACTTAACTACGGTGCTCTGGGCGCAAAAGTTCCCACAGCCCTGAGCCACAGGGCTAGATTGAGCTAATTTTTACACGTGGACCAGGCCTAGGCGAGGCCGAGTATTTAGGAGGCAGATCCGCACGGAAAAAAGCACCAACGTTGCTACGTCCAGGGCAGAACCGCCAGCAAGTAAGAGGAGCACAAACCCACCCATGCAACCTGCCTGGCTGGATTCCAGCCCAATCAGGGACGAGATCAGCCCCGGGCCAGATAAGCGAGAGGCGGAGCGCTTGGCCTCTCCAGCATGCTGCACCGCCCTGACTGGTTTAGTCCTTAGGCCGGagagggcaaactttttggcctgagagccgcatcggggaatagaaattgtatggcgggccatgaatgctcacaaaattggggttggtgtgcgggagggggggggagggtgccggTTGGGGGTACGggcgctggggtggggccagaaatgaggagttcagggtgcgggagaggactctgggctgggctggggagtgggctctggttgggggtgcaggctctgcggatgaggagtttggggtgcaagagggtgctctaggctgggatcgaggggttgggagggcaggagggggatcagggctggggcaggaggttggggtgcagggagaggctcaggaatgcaggctccgggcagcgcttacctcaagcggctcccggaagcagcggcatgtcccttctcccacTCGGAaacgtggccaggtggctctgtgcgctgccccgtctgcaggcaccgcccctgcagctcccattggctgcagttcctggtcaatgggagctgcaggggcggtgcttggggcagggacagtgtgcaAAGtagaaccccctggctgcccctatgcgtaggagctgaAGTGGGGGACATGCCGCTGATTCTGGAAGCCGTGCAGAGTggccccccatccctgctcaccagctggagcactggagcggggcaagccccagactccgttctccagcaggagcttgagggccggattaaaatggctggtgggccagatccAACCTGCGGGCCGTAgtgtgcccacccctgccttaggcGATCAAGCAGGAACAAGCCAGGGGGACACAGAAAGTGGCTCATGGCAGAGCAGGCCACCAGGAAGCGGAGGAGGCTCCGTTCGAGACCAGGCCGTTGTACCTGTGAGCAGCTCTATCCATGACTGGACTGTCTCTGCAGGCTCTGTGGCTTTGATGTGCTTGAGGGTCTCGTCAAGCAGGACGTCGCCGGTCGGGGTGTCTGACTTTAAGAGCACCTAGGAGGACAAAGACACATTGCTCGAGGCTGGATCCTGGACTGGTCGCCGTCCCTCTGTCCCAGGACGATCTGTAAGAGCTCGCCAGCCTGAcgtggcctgatcctgctttgGCTGGGAGCTTTGAAACTGGTTCTAACGGGAGAAGCCCAGGAAGTATCTTTGACCAAGAGAGACGCCAGGGCACGTGTAACCCACTGTGCTGTATGGGCTAcgtgccccacgctgggcccaatccacagaggataggACACTGCTACAGCCCATGTGACGTTACAAGGGACTCTTAGCCCCACTGAAACAATGAGGGATTGTCCAGTGGATAGAACACAGGGCGGggcatcaggacacctgggttctattcctggctctgaaatGTCCTCATACAGATTCAGTTAAGCCGCGGGCAACTCTGAACACAGGCATGGGCTCAAAGCCAGCAGACATCAGAGTTACGCCAGACTAATGGAGTTACAACTGTGTGAGTAAAAGGAACATCAGGCCCATGCGCtaagaggaagaatggtccaatggttagagaACCCGGCTCTCCAAAGCTAGAACAGTTCCCTGCTGTGACATTCTATATcttgggggagcaccctgtagCCCCCATAACCCTCAGATATTCGTAATTGTGATTGTGCATATAAATCAAGCtatgtaaggtatcaggggaaaggtaaTGATCTGgtgaaagtcactgttctatgTCATTAGTGCATaggaagttatgagattttgttgtatggttgtcagtaAGACGTggtgtaagttggggaatcagcctgATATTAGCTCCCtggagacaacagcaaggaaagtaaccaaccaAAGCGCCCGGGTGCGTGTCAAACAACTATCAATAGccttgtccagcaagggagttacagtgcaatgactcacctgcatgaggccacaccatgGGAATTGTTCAGCCtggcctggggactcagcaatgcccaccagacatgcctggacttgtgttctccaagcatatggactgaggatataaaacagaACGCAGGGGCCCCGTGCTTGGCCTTTTTCCTTCCCctacctatgctgcaagcaacaaggacactcagaagactccaacagaggagactgggcCAGATTTAAGGGACAAACTTGTATATTacggactgcaatatccagtggggggagaaaacctgctTAATTTAGATTTtacccagtctaatagggttgagagtttagactgcatgcttatatattttattttattttggtaaccattctgactttttgcctataacttataatcacttaaaaatctatcctttgtagtcaataaatgtgtttaactgtttatctttgcCAGTGtatttgcctgaagtgtttggtaagggTGTTTGCTCAGGTCTACAAAGGCTGGggtatatccactttccactgatgaagtggtgaaccatttaataaatttgcactgctcatcttgagcagtgcaagacagtatattcctgaggtgctggaagctggggggatttggctggtgcctttctctgtgtgattcatgagtggttctgggagcattcatgcaatcgagctgggtgtggggctccacatgctgttgtgctgagtgataacagcacctggagggttttgctgcaaagcattgtgagagacagcccaggctggagagttcagggggcacagcggtcccacagtcccaggctgcaccccggggatcccatcacgcctgctctgccacagactccttggcccagtcacttcaccgctctgtgcctcagtttccccacctctgtACTGGGGatgacagccctgccctgcctcccaggggtgcatgaggataaatgcattaataaCTGAGTGCTCAGGCCTTACGGAGACAGAGGCCACAGGCACACCTGGGACATCCATCTGGACATAAGCTGCCATTGTCCATGCAAACAGTCGTTATTCCAGAGGcatgggaaggagagagatgcctccccacttccctccagACAACCACAGGCCTGGCTCACTCCCCACATCTGACCCGACTGCCTACCTCGCGGCCTCCCCGTCCCGGCCTCTCTGTTGCGTTCTTCCTCCAAACCCACAGGCCGGACGCGGGGCCCAATCCACACAGCGCCCCCACCCCGCTGTAAATCTAGAGTTACTCCATCGCTTTCCATGGAGCGACTTCGGATTTACCCCTGCGGCGCTGATCAGAGCCAGTGTaaatgggctggattctccattgccccGTGCCGTCGTTGACATGGGCGCAGAACACTCCCAAGGTGGGATGGCGGCGTTCTGTAGCCACGTcacgctgggctgcagggcagtggggaatcaggccccatgGGCCTGAAAAGGTAGCAGGAGGGGATCTCCCCAAGGCTCAGGGCCTTGTCCTCCTTGTTGGCCCAACAGGCACGGAGACCAACCCCTCAGGCAGGGTACCTTTCTGTCCAGCAGCCTCTTCTTCCTCATGGTAAGCGGCTCCAGCTGGATGCGTCCGCGCAGCGCCAACTCGATGAGAATGCCGCCACGCAGGCCCGAGGAGATGCAGTCGTTCCAGAAGGACGTATAGCCCTGAGGAGGGGAGGAACGCCACCGGCATTAGAGACAGAGGAACCCTCGTGGGACGGAGTCGTCAAGAGGTTGCTACAGCTTCTTTGTGTCCCACCCACCCCTCCGAGGAACTGAAGGCAGCTCAAGGCCCTTTGCTTCTAACTGCTAGTCATAATAGCACCACCGAGCCCTTTCCATCAGCAGATCTCAGAGCCCTGGGGGTGAGGATCagcagccccattttacagaggggggaaactgaggcacagagccgggAAACAACTTGCCcgcaggtcacccagcaggccagcggCAGAGCCAGTCCAGCACCAGCTACAGAGTCTCCAGTGGCAAAGGCCTGCCCTTTGGAGCAGAAGGGTCCGAGTTCTAACCCCGCTGCCCCTAC
The sequence above is a segment of the Chelonia mydas isolate rCheMyd1 chromosome 24, rCheMyd1.pri.v2, whole genome shotgun sequence genome. Coding sequences within it:
- the GOLPH3L gene encoding Golgi phosphoprotein 3-like; its protein translation is MTTLIHRGRRADVGKNADKRLEGEDDDSKDRNLDEEESGDSKDIRLTLMEEVLLLGLKDKEGYTSFWNDCISSGLRGGILIELALRGRIQLEPLTMRKKRLLDRKVLLKSDTPTGDVLLDETLKHIKATEPAETVQSWIELLTGETWNPFKLQYQLRNVRERIAKNLVEKGILTTEKQNFLLFDMTTHPVTNATEKQRLLKKLQESVLDRWVNDPHRMDRRTLALLVLAHSSDVLENVFTPLADDKYDTAMNRSKDLLDLDPDVEATKASATEMIWAVLAAFNKA